From Nitrososphaerales archaeon, one genomic window encodes:
- a CDS encoding cupredoxin domain-containing protein, giving the protein MNSNKPLFALVAGSVILLAALLGYYQFVHQPMVPPPHETVGLPSGVKAIQITIVPYATASANHSFMPDSVTLTIGVNNSIVFYNNDSVGNGVPHEVAERGGAFHTGVLGYGESSALVVFTNQGTYNYYCEYHPTMVGKVTVT; this is encoded by the coding sequence ATGAACTCGAACAAGCCACTGTTCGCTCTCGTGGCAGGTTCAGTGATTCTTCTCGCTGCGTTGCTGGGCTACTACCAATTCGTTCATCAGCCCATGGTCCCGCCTCCCCACGAGACCGTCGGTCTCCCAAGTGGAGTGAAAGCCATCCAAATAACCATCGTCCCGTACGCCACCGCAAGCGCGAACCATTCATTCATGCCAGACTCTGTGACGCTGACAATTGGAGTGAACAATTCCATTGTCTTCTACAATAATGACTCTGTGGGCAATGGCGTCCCCCATGAGGTCGCCGAACGAGGGGGCGCATTTCACACCGGCGTGCTGGGCTACGGAGAATCGAGTGCTCTAGTTGTCTTCACGAATCAAGGGACTTACAACTATTACTGCGAATACCATCCGACAATGGTCGGGAAGGTAACTGTGACCTAG
- a CDS encoding mechanosensitive ion channel family protein produces the protein MVDTALGLLLESAAMAVAALLVGEAFTRIIRAAGKRNGVSNATLRAVREGITAIWITIAVVSIAHTTGIMEEFTTLAISGIAGIAVTLALQTTLSNVVSGLFLLNGNILSLNDTIQFSGVKGQIVKVTLRNTWVKADDGDIAVTGNCLLAGGPLTNYTALGRLSRRLELGHAR, from the coding sequence ATGGTCGACACGGCTCTCGGTCTGCTCTTGGAATCTGCGGCCATGGCCGTCGCTGCGTTACTAGTGGGCGAAGCGTTCACGCGGATAATCAGGGCCGCAGGGAAAAGAAACGGTGTTTCCAACGCAACTCTGCGCGCAGTACGAGAGGGGATCACCGCGATTTGGATCACCATAGCGGTGGTGAGCATCGCCCACACAACGGGCATCATGGAAGAGTTCACCACACTTGCAATCTCGGGTATCGCGGGAATCGCCGTAACGCTCGCCCTTCAAACCACTTTGTCCAACGTGGTTTCAGGACTGTTCCTTCTGAATGGCAACATCCTCAGCCTCAACGATACAATCCAGTTCAGCGGAGTGAAGGGACAGATCGTCAAAGTGACTCTCAGGAACACTTGGGTGAAGGCGGATGACGGCGATATCGCCGTAACAGGCAACTGTCTGCTTGCCGGCGGCCCTCTCACCAACTACACCGCGCTGGGGCGACTTTCGAGGAGATTGGAGCTTGGCCATGCTCGATGA
- a CDS encoding OsmC family protein translates to MPKVVNSVDLDKIAQTAKEGKREPSALRKKVALQGEWNLDQEKGYQFRTEMQYEKGNQVIEIDSPSYLGGDGNRLGPMAYCIAGMTSCFVSTFATVAAIDGVELTSLKVNAQCYINFAKTFDVADEPITEGLDIVIEASSRNADMDRLEGLLKKAEERCPAIYSMTHVIRVDAHLA, encoded by the coding sequence ATGCCGAAAGTCGTCAATTCTGTGGATCTGGACAAGATAGCACAGACGGCCAAAGAAGGGAAGAGGGAACCGTCTGCCCTGAGGAAGAAGGTGGCCTTGCAAGGAGAATGGAACCTTGACCAGGAGAAGGGCTACCAGTTCAGGACCGAAATGCAGTACGAAAAGGGGAACCAGGTGATAGAGATAGATTCTCCGTCGTACCTCGGCGGCGATGGAAACAGGCTTGGGCCTATGGCCTACTGCATAGCTGGAATGACCTCATGCTTCGTTAGCACCTTCGCCACGGTGGCCGCGATAGACGGAGTCGAATTGACTAGCTTGAAAGTGAACGCCCAATGCTACATCAACTTCGCCAAGACGTTCGACGTGGCTGACGAGCCGATAACTGAAGGACTAGACATCGTGATCGAAGCCAGCAGCAGAAACGCGGATATGGATAGGCTTGAGGGACTCCTGAAGAAAGCAGAGGAACGATGCCCTGCGATATACAGCATGACCCACGTGATAAGGGTCGACGCACACTTGGCATGA
- a CDS encoding iron-sulfur cluster assembly accessory protein, whose protein sequence is MRNYLLRAGKADSAIRVSVVRTHCMGGKGYGYNIEEDSVKADDTVVEGDGLKLLVDQESLRYLRGAHIDYEESVQGGGVVVRNPNAVGQCHCGRHDIFDREALAESEKC, encoded by the coding sequence ATGAGAAACTACCTCCTTCGGGCTGGAAAGGCAGACTCCGCGATTCGAGTTTCCGTGGTCCGCACCCACTGCATGGGAGGCAAGGGTTACGGCTACAACATCGAAGAGGATTCGGTGAAAGCTGACGACACCGTTGTCGAGGGCGATGGGCTGAAGCTCCTGGTCGACCAGGAGTCACTGCGGTACCTGAGAGGAGCACACATCGACTATGAGGAATCAGTCCAGGGAGGCGGAGTAGTTGTGCGCAACCCCAACGCTGTGGGCCAATGCCACTGCGGGCGCCACGATATATTCGACCGTGAGGCACTGGCAGAGTCAGAGAAGTGCTGA
- a CDS encoding heavy-metal-associated domain-containing protein, producing the protein MAERTQRARLTVVGVPCATCIIPVRKALLKARGVKSVGAAYMLDLILVDYDPNLTNEEEIIGLIKKAGYKAVRERGMSG; encoded by the coding sequence ATGGCGGAGAGGACGCAGAGGGCCAGACTGACTGTGGTCGGGGTTCCCTGTGCCACCTGCATAATCCCGGTCAGGAAGGCGCTCCTGAAGGCCAGGGGTGTGAAGTCGGTGGGAGCCGCCTACATGCTCGACCTAATCTTGGTTGACTACGACCCCAACCTGACGAATGAAGAAGAAATCATCGGCCTGATCAAAAAGGCGGGGTACAAGGCTGTGCGAGAGCGAGGGATGTCAGGTTGA
- a CDS encoding isoprenylcysteine carboxylmethyltransferase family protein, whose protein sequence is MATAGTAGTRTAGRKRTDRRGMRVTTMAAEGYGYGDWGLAIISILLFSFVITRLPYRRTRRGSRASQGMTLAFFTALFAEMYGFPLTIYILSWAVGYQNPLTHDAGHLLFPELGMLSPPHFLSIAMIAGGVLLVFEGWSKIYKAGDTLVTDGVYARVRHPQYLGIFLLTSGLMLQWITIPTAIMFPILIWLYYRLAKREERDMEAEFGAVYSGYEGRVPMFLPRLHLGIMKDHDTDKIQTAWQRSR, encoded by the coding sequence TTGGCCACGGCGGGCACGGCGGGCACTCGCACGGCGGGTCGGAAGAGGACAGATCGGAGGGGGATGAGGGTCACCACCATGGCAGCTGAGGGATATGGCTATGGGGACTGGGGCCTGGCGATTATCAGCATTCTCCTGTTCTCCTTTGTCATCACACGTCTTCCCTACAGGAGGACCAGACGGGGGAGCAGGGCATCCCAGGGGATGACCTTGGCATTCTTCACGGCCCTGTTCGCCGAGATGTATGGTTTCCCGCTGACCATATACATCCTCTCATGGGCAGTGGGCTACCAGAACCCGCTCACGCACGACGCGGGCCACCTCTTATTCCCAGAACTTGGAATGCTCTCCCCTCCGCACTTTCTTTCCATCGCCATGATTGCCGGTGGGGTGCTGCTCGTATTTGAAGGATGGTCAAAGATTTACAAGGCTGGTGACACGCTGGTGACAGACGGAGTGTACGCCCGGGTGAGGCATCCTCAGTATCTGGGCATATTTCTCCTGACCTCTGGGTTGATGCTGCAATGGATTACGATACCTACTGCCATCATGTTCCCCATCTTGATTTGGTTGTATTACAGGCTGGCGAAGAGGGAAGAGCGAGACATGGAAGCGGAGTTCGGAGCTGTCTACTCCGGCTACGAGGGCAGAGTTCCGATGTTCCTGCCAAGACTGCACCTGGGAATCATGAAGGATCATGATACAGATAAAATTCAGACGGCATGGCAACGCAGCAGATGA
- a CDS encoding YHS domain-containing protein, which yields MQKDLVCGMDVNETKAGFKSTYAGVSYYFCSLECQETFKRLAKVFARDTIESMSPTRVM from the coding sequence TTGCAGAAAGACCTGGTCTGCGGGATGGATGTTAACGAGACGAAGGCGGGGTTCAAGTCAACCTATGCTGGTGTCTCCTACTATTTTTGCTCCTTGGAGTGCCAAGAAACGTTCAAGCGCCTAGCCAAAGTCTTCGCGAGGGACACAATCGAGTCCATGTCGCCTACGCGAGTCATGTAG
- a CDS encoding NADH-quinone oxidoreductase subunit L: MSVAVPSYYIWMVFLLPNAGALVTPLLAKLPKVRDYVSVLTSLVSALFAFLLILPVLQGQNVTVFDSFIPRSLPWIPSLGINAGVLSDPYTIILSNVVAWVSFLIMLYSLEYMKHEQGLTRYWFWMNFFIGNMQLIVFSDNFLQLYFGWEGVGMSSMMLISFWHSDEKKYWVGTPGRYALGEEQAYPPSHAGMKAFVMTRVGDVAFLIGILLVFIYSGTFSFTQLASSTGWASRLSQSGLLVPAALLIFGGAVGKSAQFPLHEWLPDAMAGPASVSALIHAATMVKAGVVLVARIGPLFYFAMVANPTLIQPFFTTVAWIGAFTAFLAATQALVGFEMKKIMAYSTISQIGYMMMALGLTGLSTNFSQGLSAGLYQLTSHAIFKASMFLAAGALIHVTESKYISDMGGLRNRLKITFVALLMATASLSGIPPFSGFWSKDAVLATAWDAGQFWLFGLGAVTAGLTAFYSFRMLGLAFFGKKSDNLRAVEEERGVHEVSPIMWLPYLALAVGTLAIGLLAPLVNLEGALESASNAYLASLFPALTRAAPGPIGFSFAAALWTGAFVIGGIGAASVIYIARRIDSARLVGEKGPMRSLYTFLENRWYINAIYYKVFVNAPIAFGRWMQANVEIGFLDRINDAGASLAIYLSKAGNWFDVNVVDAMADGISSAGQAISREARRMQTGVLEDYILVFALGIVILLVLLILVGGSRSPL, from the coding sequence TTGAGTGTCGCTGTACCCTCTTATTACATCTGGATGGTCTTCCTGCTTCCAAATGCCGGCGCCCTAGTAACGCCGCTTCTTGCCAAACTGCCGAAGGTGAGAGATTATGTCTCTGTCTTGACCTCCCTCGTCTCTGCTCTCTTCGCCTTCCTTCTGATTCTCCCGGTATTGCAGGGTCAGAACGTCACCGTGTTCGATTCGTTCATACCAAGGAGCCTTCCTTGGATACCTTCGCTCGGAATAAACGCAGGTGTGCTCTCAGACCCCTATACAATAATCCTTTCGAATGTTGTCGCCTGGGTGAGCTTCCTCATCATGCTGTACAGCCTCGAGTACATGAAGCATGAACAGGGCCTCACCCGGTACTGGTTCTGGATGAACTTCTTTATCGGCAACATGCAGCTGATCGTCTTCTCCGACAATTTTCTGCAGCTGTACTTTGGCTGGGAGGGCGTGGGGATGTCAAGCATGATGCTCATCTCCTTCTGGCATTCGGATGAGAAGAAGTACTGGGTCGGAACTCCTGGCAGATACGCGCTGGGCGAAGAACAGGCGTATCCTCCGTCGCACGCGGGAATGAAGGCGTTCGTAATGACCAGGGTGGGTGACGTGGCCTTTCTCATAGGAATCCTTCTCGTATTCATCTACTCAGGTACTTTCAGCTTCACCCAACTCGCCAGCTCGACTGGGTGGGCAAGCAGGCTGTCGCAGTCGGGGCTGCTCGTTCCTGCAGCGCTCCTGATCTTCGGCGGGGCCGTCGGAAAGTCCGCACAGTTTCCTCTACACGAATGGCTCCCTGATGCGATGGCAGGTCCGGCGTCCGTGTCTGCCTTGATTCATGCAGCTACGATGGTGAAGGCTGGCGTGGTTCTCGTCGCCAGGATTGGCCCCCTCTTTTACTTCGCAATGGTCGCCAACCCCACACTCATTCAACCGTTCTTTACCACGGTAGCCTGGATAGGAGCCTTCACGGCCTTTCTCGCAGCAACCCAGGCACTCGTAGGCTTCGAGATGAAGAAGATCATGGCGTACTCTACCATCTCTCAAATAGGATACATGATGATGGCGTTGGGACTGACTGGATTATCGACGAATTTTTCGCAGGGGCTGTCTGCGGGTCTCTATCAGCTTACGAGTCACGCGATCTTCAAGGCTTCAATGTTTCTCGCCGCGGGCGCTCTAATCCACGTGACGGAGTCTAAGTACATCAGCGACATGGGTGGTCTCAGGAACAGGCTAAAGATCACATTCGTGGCGCTTCTGATGGCAACGGCTTCTCTCTCGGGAATACCGCCGTTCAGCGGGTTCTGGAGCAAGGACGCGGTTCTTGCAACCGCATGGGACGCGGGTCAATTCTGGCTGTTCGGGCTCGGGGCTGTGACCGCTGGCCTGACCGCCTTCTATTCATTCAGAATGCTGGGCCTTGCCTTTTTCGGCAAGAAGAGCGATAATTTGCGGGCTGTTGAGGAGGAACGCGGGGTCCATGAAGTCAGCCCCATCATGTGGTTGCCATATTTGGCGCTGGCTGTGGGAACGCTGGCCATCGGACTGCTCGCTCCTTTGGTGAACCTCGAGGGTGCGCTCGAATCCGCGTCAAACGCCTACCTCGCAAGCCTGTTTCCCGCGCTAACTCGCGCTGCTCCAGGTCCCATCGGTTTCAGCTTTGCGGCTGCCCTCTGGACGGGAGCCTTCGTCATCGGGGGCATCGGCGCGGCTTCGGTTATTTACATAGCGAGAAGGATTGATTCCGCGAGACTTGTGGGAGAAAAGGGTCCCATGCGAAGTCTGTACACTTTCCTGGAGAATAGATGGTACATAAACGCGATATACTACAAGGTCTTCGTGAATGCACCAATCGCTTTCGGAAGATGGATGCAGGCGAACGTAGAGATAGGCTTTCTGGACAGGATCAACGATGCGGGAGCGTCTCTCGCGATTTACCTCTCCAAAGCGGGCAATTGGTTCGATGTGAATGTCGTCGACGCCATGGCCGACGGAATCTCAAGTGCCGGACAGGCTATCTCGAGAGAGGCCAGGAGAATGCAGACGGGCGTGCTGGAGGATTACATTCTGGTCTTCGCGCTCGGTATCGTAATCTTGCTTGTCCTGCTCATTCTAGTTGGGGGGAGCCGTTCGCCACTGTAA
- a CDS encoding CBS domain-containing protein: MALDAADERFVTDYKAKKFHFCSFACQTEFEKNPEKYAIAFEPIKVKQIMNTEVEVIGSDSSALEVAKRMSSKGRGCMLVLEGGKAVGMITERDLVGKVLAEDISPSKLRATDIMTAPLIAVEPEATVEEASRIMSQYSIRRLPVVKGGTLVGLITSTDIALRMAKEKQFKDHRLNALARYCVSPQAGPYE, encoded by the coding sequence ATGGCGCTCGACGCTGCGGATGAAAGATTCGTTACTGACTACAAAGCCAAGAAGTTCCACTTCTGCTCTTTCGCATGTCAGACAGAATTTGAAAAGAACCCAGAAAAGTATGCTATTGCCTTCGAGCCAATCAAGGTCAAACAGATAATGAACACCGAGGTGGAGGTCATAGGCTCTGACAGCTCGGCACTTGAGGTGGCAAAGCGGATGTCTAGTAAGGGTCGTGGTTGCATGCTTGTCTTGGAAGGTGGCAAGGCGGTCGGGATGATAACAGAACGGGACCTCGTTGGAAAGGTGCTTGCCGAAGACATATCTCCCTCAAAGCTCAGGGCAACGGATATCATGACAGCACCACTGATTGCTGTTGAACCCGAAGCCACGGTCGAAGAAGCTTCCAGGATCATGTCTCAGTATTCAATCAGAAGACTTCCGGTGGTTAAGGGAGGGACCCTTGTTGGTCTGATAACCTCGACCGATATCGCCCTTCGGATGGCAAAAGAGAAGCAGTTCAAGGATCACAGGCTCAACGCCTTGGCCAGATACTGCGTATCGCCCCAGGCGGGACCGTATGAGTGA
- a CDS encoding zinc metalloprotease HtpX codes for MGASIYLKITLLFAVLTVLLMAVGYVVGLYFFGDPIPVMLLALGLAAVFNFVSYYYSDSIVIRMSRAKVIQESDNPALFRVVRNVAQKAGIPMPKVGIVDSPQPNAFATGRGPKKAVVVATSTILQTLTPDELEAVVGHEIGHVVHRDVLMSSVAATMAGAISFVGNIALWSLWSGGGNSRNRNGGSPILLLVAAILVPLGATFIQLGISRNDEYNADEYGAKLTRNPGGLINALEKITAKAQTRPISGRSGQTPSPATASLWIVNPFRGSTLVELFSTHPSMPHRVWRLKRVAREMNLYVP; via the coding sequence TTGGGCGCGTCAATCTACCTCAAGATAACACTGCTTTTCGCGGTACTGACGGTCCTGCTCATGGCCGTAGGATACGTTGTGGGACTGTACTTTTTCGGCGACCCCATTCCGGTCATGCTCCTAGCGCTAGGACTGGCCGCGGTCTTCAACTTCGTTTCATACTATTACAGCGACTCCATAGTCATCAGGATGAGTAGGGCCAAGGTAATTCAGGAGAGCGACAACCCAGCACTCTTCAGGGTCGTGCGGAATGTTGCTCAGAAGGCGGGAATCCCGATGCCCAAGGTTGGGATAGTCGATTCCCCGCAGCCCAACGCATTCGCGACTGGGAGAGGGCCGAAGAAAGCCGTCGTGGTTGCCACTTCCACCATCCTGCAGACGCTCACGCCGGACGAGCTGGAGGCGGTGGTGGGCCATGAAATCGGGCATGTTGTGCACCGGGACGTCCTGATGTCCAGTGTGGCCGCAACGATGGCAGGGGCCATCTCCTTTGTCGGCAACATAGCTCTGTGGTCTCTTTGGTCCGGCGGTGGAAACAGTAGAAACAGGAACGGAGGCTCGCCAATCCTCTTGCTGGTAGCCGCGATACTCGTACCGCTGGGTGCCACATTCATACAACTGGGGATAAGCAGGAACGACGAGTACAACGCCGACGAATACGGCGCTAAGCTAACAAGGAACCCTGGAGGGCTGATCAACGCCCTGGAGAAGATAACAGCGAAGGCCCAGACGAGGCCTATTTCAGGCAGGTCGGGTCAGACTCCGTCCCCCGCGACTGCCTCGCTCTGGATTGTGAACCCGTTCAGAGGCAGCACACTGGTAGAACTCTTCTCGACTCATCCGTCAATGCCGCACCGGGTGTGGAGGCTGAAGAGGGTGGCACGCGAAATGAACCTCTATGTCCCCTAA
- the nuoB gene encoding NADH-quinone oxidoreductase subunit NuoB, translated as MAAVQKTGLFNVLVGKLDEVIQYAIGDPLRYVVNWGRLYSLWPVHLETACCSVEVGAAAGSRFDMERMGMLEAFGSLRACDLLIVMGTVTRKLAPRLKLVYDQMAEPKWVIAMGACSITGGLYFDSYNVLRGIDDIIPVDVFIPGCPPRAEAFMQGCMLLQEKIRRSNSIRGR; from the coding sequence GTGGCGGCTGTTCAGAAGACTGGTCTCTTCAACGTTCTGGTCGGCAAGCTCGACGAGGTCATTCAGTACGCAATCGGCGACCCGCTGCGGTACGTGGTGAACTGGGGAAGACTGTATAGTCTGTGGCCCGTCCATCTCGAAACTGCGTGCTGTAGCGTAGAGGTTGGGGCCGCTGCAGGCTCAAGGTTCGACATGGAACGTATGGGGATGCTGGAGGCGTTCGGCTCGCTGAGGGCCTGCGACCTCCTCATCGTAATGGGGACTGTCACAAGGAAGCTCGCCCCACGCCTGAAGCTCGTTTACGATCAGATGGCCGAACCAAAGTGGGTAATTGCGATGGGTGCTTGCAGTATCACAGGAGGCCTGTATTTCGATTCTTACAATGTGTTGAGGGGTATTGATGATATAATCCCGGTCGACGTGTTCATCCCTGGCTGCCCCCCGAGGGCTGAGGCATTCATGCAGGGCTGCATGCTCCTGCAAGAGAAGATAAGGCGCTCTAATAGTATCCGCGGACGATAA
- the cadA gene encoding cadmium-translocating P-type ATPase, with protein MYVDENKAPYKAERRGTTYYFCSENCYKQFIAPEREFRSLKIITAFSLILGSITAVFEYGAPVILGVSHNFVWLGLPNYVWLFLFATPVQFIGGWRFYKGTLDAIRARQANMDSLIATGTSAAWVYSTLFTFFPWIFPKTVTLGGPAVYFTEAGLIIGFIMLGKTMEHIVKGKASDAIRKLLDLQPKLAKVIKNGVETEVPVEQVRVDDVVVVRPGEKIPVDGIVVEGHSSVDQSVVTGESIPAEKGVGDEVIGATINKAGFLKVRATKVGSDSALSQIVKMVEEAIVSQAPIQRMADRISSFFVPVVVTIAVGSFLFWYLGWGLPFAVAFIVLVSVLIVACPCALGIATPAAIMIGASKGAQNGILIKNGEYLEKAHKLTTVVFDKTGTLTKGEPSLTDVVGFNSGEEEVLRMAAAAEVGSEHPLGEAIVRGARERGLSIDNPEGFEAIAGQGVKATVRGAIVLLGNRKLMEVNGIPTEVAEERMKSLEGDGKTAMLVAVDGRLKGIVAVADTIKENAPAAVKQLQSMGIDVVMLTGDNRRTADAIARKLGITNVLAEVLPGDKAKVVGELKGEGKVVAMVGDGVNDAPALAASDVGIAIGSGTDIAKETGGVVLMRSDVSDVAKAIILSKRVVRKIKENLFWAFAYNIVLIPVAAGVLYLPFGLLLNPIFAAIAMASSSITVTLNSMLLERFKLR; from the coding sequence ATGTACGTCGACGAGAACAAGGCCCCGTATAAGGCCGAGCGCAGGGGCACGACGTACTACTTCTGCAGTGAGAACTGCTACAAACAGTTCATCGCTCCCGAGAGGGAGTTCAGAAGCCTTAAGATAATCACCGCCTTCAGCCTGATCCTCGGCAGCATCACGGCCGTGTTCGAGTACGGGGCGCCGGTGATACTGGGCGTCTCCCACAACTTCGTCTGGCTGGGTCTGCCCAACTACGTCTGGCTCTTCCTGTTTGCAACACCCGTTCAATTCATTGGCGGGTGGAGGTTCTACAAAGGAACTCTGGACGCCATAAGGGCAAGGCAGGCCAACATGGACAGTCTCATAGCGACAGGGACGAGCGCTGCCTGGGTATACAGCACTCTGTTCACGTTCTTCCCGTGGATCTTCCCCAAGACGGTCACTCTCGGCGGACCTGCGGTCTACTTCACCGAAGCCGGCCTGATCATTGGCTTCATCATGCTCGGCAAGACCATGGAGCACATTGTGAAAGGTAAGGCTTCCGACGCCATCAGAAAACTCCTGGACCTTCAGCCGAAGCTTGCCAAGGTGATCAAGAACGGAGTAGAAACGGAAGTTCCGGTCGAGCAGGTGCGGGTCGACGACGTAGTTGTGGTGAGGCCCGGAGAGAAGATACCTGTCGATGGCATTGTCGTAGAAGGTCATTCCTCTGTTGACCAATCCGTCGTCACCGGTGAGAGCATTCCGGCGGAAAAGGGGGTCGGGGACGAAGTCATAGGCGCCACCATCAACAAGGCGGGCTTCCTCAAAGTCAGGGCGACCAAGGTGGGTTCCGACTCGGCCCTCTCACAGATAGTGAAGATGGTCGAGGAGGCGATCGTCTCACAGGCTCCGATACAGAGGATGGCCGACAGGATATCTTCGTTCTTCGTGCCGGTGGTGGTCACCATCGCTGTCGGTTCCTTCCTGTTCTGGTACCTAGGCTGGGGGCTGCCGTTCGCTGTTGCGTTCATTGTTCTCGTGTCTGTGCTGATAGTCGCCTGCCCGTGCGCTCTGGGCATCGCAACCCCGGCGGCGATTATGATAGGCGCCTCGAAGGGCGCACAGAATGGGATTCTGATTAAGAATGGAGAATATCTGGAGAAGGCCCACAAGCTGACGACAGTAGTCTTCGACAAGACAGGGACCCTTACCAAGGGAGAGCCCTCACTGACCGACGTGGTCGGCTTCAACAGCGGAGAGGAAGAGGTTCTCCGGATGGCAGCCGCTGCGGAGGTGGGGTCGGAGCATCCCCTGGGAGAAGCAATAGTGCGAGGGGCAAGAGAAAGAGGGTTGTCGATCGATAACCCCGAGGGCTTTGAAGCCATCGCCGGGCAGGGGGTCAAGGCGACCGTCAGGGGAGCGATTGTCCTGTTGGGCAACAGGAAACTCATGGAAGTCAATGGGATACCGACCGAGGTCGCCGAGGAGAGGATGAAGAGCCTGGAGGGGGACGGCAAGACGGCCATGCTCGTTGCAGTGGACGGCAGACTGAAGGGCATTGTAGCAGTCGCCGACACGATAAAGGAGAACGCTCCAGCGGCCGTCAAGCAATTGCAGTCGATGGGAATCGATGTCGTGATGCTCACGGGAGACAACAGAAGGACCGCAGACGCCATCGCGAGGAAGCTCGGGATAACTAACGTCTTGGCAGAGGTGCTCCCGGGGGATAAGGCGAAGGTGGTCGGCGAGCTCAAGGGCGAGGGCAAGGTGGTCGCCATGGTGGGGGACGGCGTCAACGATGCCCCGGCGCTCGCGGCTTCCGACGTGGGAATCGCGATAGGAAGCGGGACCGACATAGCGAAGGAGACGGGTGGCGTCGTACTGATGAGGAGCGACGTATCCGATGTTGCCAAGGCGATCATACTCAGCAAGAGAGTTGTGCGCAAGATCAAGGAGAACCTCTTCTGGGCCTTCGCGTACAACATAGTGCTGATTCCAGTTGCAGCGGGTGTGCTCTACCTTCCGTTCGGGTTGCTGTTGAACCCTATCTTCGCCGCGATAGCGATGGCATCCAGCTCAATCACGGTCACCCTGAACTCCATGCTGCTCGAGAGGTTCAAACTAAGGTGA